From a region of the Armatimonas rosea genome:
- a CDS encoding prepilin-type N-terminal cleavage/methylation domain-containing protein — protein MSIRTQRSHHTRRHPRGFTFFEVMLAMMILSSMIVLAGMTLPIMARSVRYASEFNQAQMLVMHKIAQLQEAGYSNIEGSQLNQNGLMIIDGTGTAPLNNANGDVSTTVEFTTTDNLWRYFPGGMTSSGTQDTTSATRPRGYIFIEPFTPSVVTTGSTTSYNLIRVTVTVQWWGWGGVSQMHHYSASTLISKTLVQ, from the coding sequence ATGTCTATCCGAACTCAACGCAGCCATCACACAAGACGTCACCCACGCGGCTTTACCTTTTTCGAGGTGATGCTCGCCATGATGATCCTCAGCTCCATGATTGTCTTGGCGGGGATGACCTTGCCGATCATGGCGCGCTCGGTGCGCTACGCCTCCGAGTTCAACCAGGCCCAGATGCTGGTGATGCACAAGATCGCCCAGCTTCAAGAGGCGGGCTACTCCAACATCGAAGGGAGCCAGCTCAACCAAAATGGGCTCATGATCATCGATGGGACGGGCACTGCGCCTCTTAATAACGCCAACGGGGATGTCTCTACCACGGTCGAGTTCACCACGACAGACAACCTCTGGCGCTACTTCCCGGGGGGGATGACCTCGTCGGGGACTCAAGACACGACCAGCGCGACCCGCCCGCGTGGCTATATTTTTATCGAGCCCTTCACCCCGAGTGTTGTCACCACAGGAAGTACCACCTCCTACAACCTAATCCGTGTGACAGTCACGGTGCAGTGGTGGGGCTGGGGTGGTGTGAGCCAGATGCACCACTACTCCGCCAGTACGCTTATCTCAAAAACCCTCGTGCAATAA